The sequence AGTGTGGTGCAGTGGGGATCCTTCACCCGCAGCGCGGAGATCCTCAGCAAGCGCACGTCGTTCTCCCATTGCCGCCAGATGCTCGCGAACATCACCCGCCAGCGCCCGGATCTCGCGAAATTCGCCTCCCGCTGATCTCCCGCCTTCACTGCAACGGAGCCATCAGCCTAGCGGCCCGGCACGCCGCCCTGAACAGGAACGGCTTTTCCGCAAACTCCCCTTCCAGCACCTCCACGCTGGAAGAGAAGTCCCTTTCCAACATCCCCTTGACCTGCTCCACAAAAGCCGCATCGGAGACAAATGCAGTGATCTCGAAGTTCAGGCGGAATGAGCGGTTGTCCAAGTTCGCCGTGCCGACAGCCGCCATCCTCCCGTCGATGAGCATCACCTTCTGGTGCAGGAAGCCCCGCTGGTAGCGGAATAGCTTCACCCGGTAGGGAATCGCCTGCTCATGGTATGTGTAGGAAGAAAGCCAAACCAGGATATGGTCTGGACGGTCGGGCAGCATGATGCGGACATCGACACCGCGTATCGATGCGAGTTGCAAGGCAGCCATCACCCCCTCGTCCGGCACGAAATACGGGCTCGCGATCCACAGCCTCTCCCGCGCCGTGTTCGCCGCCTCACACACAAGAAGCTTCCAGGAATCCAGCGGATCCGCCGGGCCGGTCGGGATCACGGCGGCAATCTGGTCCGCGTCCCGTCCCTCCCCCGCCCACTCCAGCTCCGGCACCCTGTCACATGCCCAGAACCAGTCCTCAAGGAAAACAAGCTGCACCGCCTCCACCGCAGGCCCGCGCATCATCAGGTGGGTATCGCGCCAGGCCCCGAATTTCTTGTTCCTCCCCAGATACTCGTCGCCCACGTTCAGCCCGCCGATGAACGCCGTCTTGCCATCGATCACCACGATCTTGCGGTGGTTGCGGAAATTGAGCTGAAGCCTCGACCACCAATGCCGGTTCGCGCCAAAGGACTCGCACTCCACCCCGGCATCCTCCATTTCCCCGAGGAAGGTGGATGACAGCTTGTGTGAGCCTATCTCATCGAAAAGGAAATACACTTTCACGCCCGCCCTCGCCCGCTCGATGAGAGCCTGCTGGAATTTCCCGCCCACCCTATCGTTCTTCACGATGAAGAAATTCACGCATACGTGCTTCTCGGCAGCCGCGATCGCCTCGAAGAGCCGTGCGAAAGTCTCATCGCCGTCGATCAGCAGATCCAGGTCGTTGCCGCGGGTGAAAGGCAGCCCGCCAAGCTCTTCCGCCGCCCGCTCGAAGGCATCCTCCTCAGGAAGGTTCACCGCATAGCGGCCGAGGCGCCCGTGCATGTCGGAGGCCAGCCTCCGCAGCTCCACGTCGTTGCTGCGCCGCGCGCGGACATACCCGGAGAACTTGCTCCTGCCCAACAGCCAGTAGAGCGGGATCGCCAGGAACGGCATCGTCAGCAGGGAAACCACCCAGGCGATCGTCCCCTGCGAGGTTCGCGTGTTCATCAGGGCGTGCAGGATGTGCAGGAATCCGAAAACATAGAACGCCACGATCCCAAGCAGGCCGAGCAGGGTGGTTGGATCGATGTTTACGAACTCGGGCATTCGAAGACCCTAGGCGGTTTCCCAAAATGGACAAGCTGCGGAGCAAAACGATTTTGCGGCTTCTACCATCCCCGGCACGGTTGTAGGATCACGCCATGAATCAAACGGAACCGACACCGAAGAACATCGTTCTGATCGGCTTCATGGGCAGCGGCAAATCCACCGTTGGGCGCGAGCTCCACCAGCGGCTGGGTTATCCCCTGACAGACATGGACCATCTCATCGAGCAGACGATGGGGAAAAGGATCACCGAAATCTTCAAAGAGCATGGCGAGCGCGCATTCCGCGATTTCGAGACCCTCCAGCTCATCGAAATCGCGAAAAGGACGGACACCCGCCACATCATTTCCACCGGCGGCGGCATCGTCATCCGCCCGCAGAACCGCTCGCTCCTCCGCAAGCTCGGATACGTCGTATGGCTCCACGCACCGGAGGATGTCATTTTCGAGAGAACCTCCCGCAACCGCGACCGCCCCCTCCTGAACGAACCCAATGCCCGCGAACGCATCACCGAGCTGATGGCCGAGCGCAAGCCGTGGTATCAGGAAACCGCCCACCTCCGCATCGATACCGCAGGGCTGGATTCCAGCGAGATCGCCACCGGCATCCTGGAGAGCGCACGCTACTTTTTCACCCAGCCCGTATGAGCGCGGAAACCGTGAAAGCCTGGGCGGCGGAGCTCGGCTTCGATGACTGCCGCATCGCCGCGGCGAAAACCGCGACACACGCGGACGATTTCCACGAATGGCTCGCAGATGGCCGCCACGGCGAGATGGCCTGGCTGGAGCGCAACCCCGCCCGCCGCTGCGATCCACGCGAAGTGCTGCAAGGCTGCAAGTCCGTCATCACGCTCGCCATCAACTACTACACCGGCCAATCCCCCTTTCCGGAAGGCCATCTGCAGGGCTACCGCATCGCGCGCTACTCCTGGAACGACGACTACCACGATCTCGTCGAGAAGCGCCTCGCGGAATTCAACGCGAAGCTCATCACGCTCGGCGGCACCCAGCGCTACTACGTCGACACCGGCCCCGTGCTCGAGCGGGATTTCGCCACCGACGCCGGCCTTGGCTGGAACGGGAAATCGACCGTCCAGATCCATCGCCGCCTCGGCACATGGTTCTTCCTCGCCGAGCTGCTCACCACCCTTGATCTGACGGCTGACCAGGCCTTCGGGGATCACTGCGGCAAATGCACCCGATGCATCGCCGCCTGCCCAACCCACGCCATCACGGCCCCCCACAAGCTCGACGCCCGCCGCTGCATCTCCTACCTCACCATCGAGCACAAAGGCTCCATCCCCTTGGAATTCCGCCGCGCAATCGGCGACCGCATCTATGGCTGCGACGATTGCCTCGATGCCTGCCCGTGGAACCGCTTCGCGCAACAATCCCGGGAAATCTCCTTCCGGGCCCGCCCGGAAATCTTCTCCCACACCCTCCGCGACTTCCTGTCCATGGATCAGGAAAATTTCTCCCGCATCTTCGCCAAATCTCCCATCAAGCGCATCAAGCGAGCCCGCTTCCTCCGCAACGTGTGCATCGCCCTTGGCAACACAGGAACCCCCGAAGACCTCCCCGCGCTCCATCTCGCCGCCGCAGACCCCGATCCCCTCATCTCCGAACACGCCGCATGGGCCATCCCGGAAATCCGCAACAGGTGGCCATGAGGACGCAAGCCTCGTTGGAACCATCACAGGCCTTCCGATTTGAGGCCTGTGATGGAAAGGTGGTCTTGTCCAGCAGCCGGCACATGATTCACTCTTGGTTCGGGGAGCATTACAGCAAAAGTCCGCCGCCACACCGGAAACAACCAAATCGCCCATGAGCCGCAGCCCCGATACATCGCACAGCCTGGCCGTCCACTTCTCCATCCTGGATTTCTTTTCCATCGGCATCGGCCCGTCCTCCTCGCACACGGTCGGCCCCATGCGTGCGGCGGCCGCTTTCGCGAAGGGGCTTGGGGGCAAAGCGGTTGCCCGCGTGCATTGCAAGCTCTACGGCTCGCTGGCCGCCACCGGAAAAGGCCACGGCACGGACGGCGCGCTGATCCTCGGCTTCTGCGGGGAGCTGCCGGAGACTGTGGATGTCGATGCGATGCCGGAACTACTCGAAACGATACGGGCGGGAAAACGCCTGAAACTTCCCGATGGCAGGGAGATCGGCTTCACGGAAAAGGACGACCTCGATTTCGCCCGGATGAAGGCGCTGCCAAGGCACCCGAACGGGATGCAGTTCACCGCCTTCGACGAAGCGGGAACGATCCTCGCAGAGGACGTGGTCTATTCGCTCGGCGGTGGTTTCATCCTCAGCGAGAAGGATTGGGAGAAAACTCCGGCGGGCGCGCCCGTGAACATCCCCTACCCCTTCGAAAGCGCAAAGGATCTGCTGGATCACTGCATCGCCAGCAAGCTTTCCATTTCCGGCCTCATCCTCGCCAACGAGGCGGCCTACCGCCCCGAGGCGGAAACCCGCGCCCGCCTCGATGCGATCTGGGCCGCGATGCGCGGTTGCATCAAGCGCGGCATTTCCACCAGCGGGATCCTGCCCGGCGGACTCAAAGTCTCGCGCCGGGCCAAGGATCTTCATCGCCATCTCCTCACCGTGGAGCAGGAGTCGTCCGGAGATCCGCTGGCGGTGCTCGACTGGGTGAACCTCTTCGCGCTCGCCGTGAACGAGGAGAACGCCGCGGGCGGCAGGGTTGTCACCGCGCCCACCAACGGCGCGGCCGGGATCATCCCCGCCGTGCTGGAATACGCCGTCCGTTTCCGGAAATCCCCGCATCCGGACGGCGTCCACCGTTTCCTTCTCACCGCCGGTGCCATCGCCACTCTCTACAAGAAAAACGCCTCGATCTCCGGGGCGGATGTCGGCTGCCAGGGCGAGGTCGGCGTCGCCTGCTCGATGGCGGCCGGGGCGCTCACGGAATTCCTCGGTGGCAGCCCGCAACAGGTGGAGTGCGCGGCGGAGATCGGCATGGAGCACAACCTCGGCCTCACCTGCGATCCCATCGGCGGCCTGGTGCAGATCCCCTGCATCGAGCGCAACGCGATGGGCAGCGTCAAGGCGATCAACGCCTCCCGCCTCGCCCTCAACGGCAAGGGCGCGCATTTCGTATCCCTCGACAAGGTCATCCGCACCATGAGGGACACCGGCCGCGACATGAAAACGAAATACAAGGAAACCTCGCGCGGCGGCCTC comes from Akkermansiaceae bacterium and encodes:
- the queG gene encoding tRNA epoxyqueuosine(34) reductase QueG — encoded protein: MSAETVKAWAAELGFDDCRIAAAKTATHADDFHEWLADGRHGEMAWLERNPARRCDPREVLQGCKSVITLAINYYTGQSPFPEGHLQGYRIARYSWNDDYHDLVEKRLAEFNAKLITLGGTQRYYVDTGPVLERDFATDAGLGWNGKSTVQIHRRLGTWFFLAELLTTLDLTADQAFGDHCGKCTRCIAACPTHAITAPHKLDARRCISYLTIEHKGSIPLEFRRAIGDRIYGCDDCLDACPWNRFAQQSREISFRARPEIFSHTLRDFLSMDQENFSRIFAKSPIKRIKRARFLRNVCIALGNTGTPEDLPALHLAAADPDPLISEHAAWAIPEIRNRWP
- a CDS encoding shikimate kinase gives rise to the protein MNQTEPTPKNIVLIGFMGSGKSTVGRELHQRLGYPLTDMDHLIEQTMGKRITEIFKEHGERAFRDFETLQLIEIAKRTDTRHIISTGGGIVIRPQNRSLLRKLGYVVWLHAPEDVIFERTSRNRDRPLLNEPNARERITELMAERKPWYQETAHLRIDTAGLDSSEIATGILESARYFFTQPV
- a CDS encoding L-serine ammonia-lyase; the encoded protein is MSRSPDTSHSLAVHFSILDFFSIGIGPSSSHTVGPMRAAAAFAKGLGGKAVARVHCKLYGSLAATGKGHGTDGALILGFCGELPETVDVDAMPELLETIRAGKRLKLPDGREIGFTEKDDLDFARMKALPRHPNGMQFTAFDEAGTILAEDVVYSLGGGFILSEKDWEKTPAGAPVNIPYPFESAKDLLDHCIASKLSISGLILANEAAYRPEAETRARLDAIWAAMRGCIKRGISTSGILPGGLKVSRRAKDLHRHLLTVEQESSGDPLAVLDWVNLFALAVNEENAAGGRVVTAPTNGAAGIIPAVLEYAVRFRKSPHPDGVHRFLLTAGAIATLYKKNASISGADVGCQGEVGVACSMAAGALTEFLGGSPQQVECAAEIGMEHNLGLTCDPIGGLVQIPCIERNAMGSVKAINASRLALNGKGAHFVSLDKVIRTMRDTGRDMKTKYKETSRGGLAVNVVEC
- the cls gene encoding cardiolipin synthase; the protein is MPEFVNIDPTTLLGLLGIVAFYVFGFLHILHALMNTRTSQGTIAWVVSLLTMPFLAIPLYWLLGRSKFSGYVRARRSNDVELRRLASDMHGRLGRYAVNLPEEDAFERAAEELGGLPFTRGNDLDLLIDGDETFARLFEAIAAAEKHVCVNFFIVKNDRVGGKFQQALIERARAGVKVYFLFDEIGSHKLSSTFLGEMEDAGVECESFGANRHWWSRLQLNFRNHRKIVVIDGKTAFIGGLNVGDEYLGRNKKFGAWRDTHLMMRGPAVEAVQLVFLEDWFWACDRVPELEWAGEGRDADQIAAVIPTGPADPLDSWKLLVCEAANTARERLWIASPYFVPDEGVMAALQLASIRGVDVRIMLPDRPDHILVWLSSYTYHEQAIPYRVKLFRYQRGFLHQKVMLIDGRMAAVGTANLDNRSFRLNFEITAFVSDAAFVEQVKGMLERDFSSSVEVLEGEFAEKPFLFRAACRAARLMAPLQ